A genomic window from Paramormyrops kingsleyae isolate MSU_618 chromosome 23, PKINGS_0.4, whole genome shotgun sequence includes:
- the slc39a4 gene encoding zinc transporter ZIP4 isoform X4 has protein sequence METMLKFSQVLLLCLSLNSHCCAHATKRNIYMKVLELVAPGEDQLHEKAFRSLLSMLEKRVQCPDVSCEKCISVQDVSQLTGGSPTAGGLSMEDFFKVAPGLCLYLSNPRETCGAVKDKRWQRETDQFIQSTAAQDVQGDDFINGTTGLDRVLHGIERHLRKMDGDQHCLTGRDILKANNLAIGHAHEMDAIFGAILYHVLLGDCVTAHLLPKPDYFLDFLFSGFGSGDMTVHGLEDLMWSLKVGEANRTLSNHYDHHQRHLGLAMPHQGNSSWDQMCFTASELLQIYGLNATGFSRAQFTQLSPALVQQVLNTACVDGGQPTSPGAKLSKTERYVYATLANVVICLGAMFGIVLLLCTACTNVFQLSIQFCISLAVGSLTGDAVLHLLPVFLGLHSHKEEDSAGHDHAGGENSDYTFKLLVLLAGIYYFYLMETIFTLVTHKGQHSHRGDDSDPHHCDHDRVLQMYQDQRKSKQSTSEADLVRWSLGLWPAEMRPFEKRGRDLSTEKSMESHSLFQRTIGEKSGCSLT, from the exons ATGGAAACAATGTTAAAGTTTTCACAAGTTCTTCTGTTGTGCCTTAGTTTGAACTCGCACTGCTGCGCTCACGCCACCAAACGCAACATCTATATGAAGGTCCTGGAATTAGTGGCACCTGGAGAAGATCAGCTACACGAGAAAGCTTTTCGCTCGTTACTCTCAATGTTGGAGAAACGTGTGCAATGCCCCGATGTGTCGTGTGAaaag TGCATCTCTGTGCAGGACGTGAGCCAGCTCACCGGGGGCTCCCCGACGGCCGGTGGCTTGTCGATGGAGGACTTTTTCAAGGTGGCTCCTGGGTTGTGTTTGTACCTCAGCAATCCCCGCGAGACCTGTGGGGCCGTGAAGGACAAGCGCTGGCAGAGAGAGACCGACCAGTTCATCCAGAGCACAGCGGCCCAAGACGTCCAAGGAGACGATTTTATTAACGGGACTACGGGACTTGATCGTGTTCTCCATGGAATTGAAAGGCACCTTCGAAAAATGGATGGAGATCAG CACTGTCTGACAGGTAGGGACATCCTGAAGGCAAACAACTTGGCTATAGGTCACGCGCACGAAATGGACGCCATCTTTGGGGCGATCCTTTACCACGTCCTGCTGGGGGACTGCGTGACCGCCCATTTGCTGCCCAAGCCTGACTACTTCCTGGATTTTCTCTTCAGTGGATTTGGCTCCGGAGACATGACGGTGCATG GTTTGGAGGATCTCATGTGGTCCCTGAAGGTGGGTGAGGCCAACAGAACGCTCAGTAACCACTATGATCACCATCAGCGTCATCTGGGCCTCGCAATGCCTCATCAGGGTAACAGCAGCTGGGACCAG ATGTGCTTCACGGCCAGCGAACTCCTGCAGATCTACGGCCTGAACGCCACTGGCTTCTCGCGGGCCCAGTTCACACAGCTGAGCCCTGCACTGGTGCAGCAGGTCCTCAACACTGCCTGTGTGGACGGGGGGCAGCCGACGAGCCCCGGGGCCAAACTCAGCAAGACAGAGA GGTACGTCTACGCCACATTAGCGAACGTGGTGATCTGCCTGGGCGCCATGTTTGGCATCGTGCTCCTGCTATGCACAGCCTGCACCAACGTCTTCCAGCTCAGCATTCAGTTCTGCATCAGCCTGGCTGTGGGCTCCCTAACAGGAGACGCCGTCCTGCACCTCCTGCCCGTG TTCCTGGGCCTCCACTCTCACAAGGAGGAGGACAGTGCGGGGCATGACCACGCCGGTGGGGAGAACTCAGACTACACCTTCAAGCTCCTGGTCCTCCTGGCTGGCATCTACTACTTCTACTTAATGGAGACCATTTTCACCCTGGTCACACACAAAGGCCAGCATAGCCATCGAGGC GACGACAGCGATCCGCATCATTGCGACCACGACAGGGTTCTGCAGATGTACCAGGATCAGAGAAAGAGCAAGCAATCCACCTCGGAAGCGGATCTGGTGAGATGGTCTTTGGGCCTGTGGCCGGCAGAGATGCGGCCGTTCGAGAAACGGGGCAGGGACTT GTCGACGGAGAAATCGATGGAAAGTCACTCACTATTCCAGAGGACCATAGGAGAG AAAAGCGGCTGCTCCCTTACATGA
- the slc39a4 gene encoding zinc transporter ZIP4 isoform X3 has protein sequence MCRVKSNPRETCGAVKDKRWQRETDQFIQSTAAQDVQGDDFINGTTGLDRVLHGIERHLRKMDGDQHCLTGRDILKANNLAIGHAHEMDAIFGAILYHVLLGDCVTAHLLPKPDYFLDFLFSGFGSGDMTVHGLEDLMWSLKVGEANRTLSNHYDHHQRHLGLAMPHQGNSSWDQMCFTASELLQIYGLNATGFSRAQFTQLSPALVQQVLNTACVDGGQPTSPGAKLSKTERYVYATLANVVICLGAMFGIVLLLCTACTNVFQLSIQFCISLAVGSLTGDAVLHLLPVFLGLHSHKEEDSAGHDHAGGENSDYTFKLLVLLAGIYYFYLMETIFTLVTHKGQHSHRGDDSDPHHCDHDRVLQMYQDQRKSKQSTSEADLVDGEIDGKSLTIPEDHRREKRLLPYMITIGDGIHNFADGLAIGAAFSVSWRSGLATSLAVLCHELPHELGDFAILLHCGVSVKRALLLNLASAMTSFVGLYIALSVSTDPAANDWITAVTTGLFLYVGLADMVRPAALPAHIPSVEHPMRLSALMHRKFPFQNISHKKTPFKIFQKYICCCQNIYAHKYRSVFTTQGRDILKPYEANCVCSCKTQVLYCNT, from the exons ATGTGTCGTGTGAaaag CAATCCCCGCGAGACCTGTGGGGCCGTGAAGGACAAGCGCTGGCAGAGAGAGACCGACCAGTTCATCCAGAGCACAGCGGCCCAAGACGTCCAAGGAGACGATTTTATTAACGGGACTACGGGACTTGATCGTGTTCTCCATGGAATTGAAAGGCACCTTCGAAAAATGGATGGAGATCAG CACTGTCTGACAGGTAGGGACATCCTGAAGGCAAACAACTTGGCTATAGGTCACGCGCACGAAATGGACGCCATCTTTGGGGCGATCCTTTACCACGTCCTGCTGGGGGACTGCGTGACCGCCCATTTGCTGCCCAAGCCTGACTACTTCCTGGATTTTCTCTTCAGTGGATTTGGCTCCGGAGACATGACGGTGCATG GTTTGGAGGATCTCATGTGGTCCCTGAAGGTGGGTGAGGCCAACAGAACGCTCAGTAACCACTATGATCACCATCAGCGTCATCTGGGCCTCGCAATGCCTCATCAGGGTAACAGCAGCTGGGACCAG ATGTGCTTCACGGCCAGCGAACTCCTGCAGATCTACGGCCTGAACGCCACTGGCTTCTCGCGGGCCCAGTTCACACAGCTGAGCCCTGCACTGGTGCAGCAGGTCCTCAACACTGCCTGTGTGGACGGGGGGCAGCCGACGAGCCCCGGGGCCAAACTCAGCAAGACAGAGA GGTACGTCTACGCCACATTAGCGAACGTGGTGATCTGCCTGGGCGCCATGTTTGGCATCGTGCTCCTGCTATGCACAGCCTGCACCAACGTCTTCCAGCTCAGCATTCAGTTCTGCATCAGCCTGGCTGTGGGCTCCCTAACAGGAGACGCCGTCCTGCACCTCCTGCCCGTG TTCCTGGGCCTCCACTCTCACAAGGAGGAGGACAGTGCGGGGCATGACCACGCCGGTGGGGAGAACTCAGACTACACCTTCAAGCTCCTGGTCCTCCTGGCTGGCATCTACTACTTCTACTTAATGGAGACCATTTTCACCCTGGTCACACACAAAGGCCAGCATAGCCATCGAGGC GACGACAGCGATCCGCATCATTGCGACCACGACAGGGTTCTGCAGATGTACCAGGATCAGAGAAAGAGCAAGCAATCCACCTCGGAAGCGGATCTG GTCGACGGAGAAATCGATGGAAAGTCACTCACTATTCCAGAGGACCATAGGAGAG AAAAGCGGCTGCTCCCTTACATGATCACCATCGGCGACGGGATCCACAACTTCGCCGACGGCCTGGCCATCGGGGCTGCCTTCTCCGTGTCCTGGAGGTCGGGGCTGGCAACGTCGCTGGCTGTGCTCTGTCACGAGCTGCCCCATGAGCTGG GTGACTTCGCCATCCTGCTGCACTGTGGCGTGTCTGTGAAGAGGGCTCTGCTGCTCAACCTGGCCAGTGCCATGACCTCCTTCGTCGGCCTCTACATCGCCCTCTCCGTCTCGACGGACCCGGCCGCGAACGACTGGATCACGGCCGTCACCACCGGCCTCTTCCTCTACGTCGGCCTGGCTGACATGGTACGACCCGCTGCTCTGCCGGCCCACATCCCTTCAGTAGAACATCCTATGCGTTTGTCAGCTTTAATGCATAGAAAGTTTCCCTTTCAGAACATTTCTCACAAAAAAACTCccttcaaaatatttcaaaaatatatttgctgCTGTcagaatatatatgcacacaaatATAGATCAGTGTTTACTACACAAGGCAGGGATATATTAAAACCATATGAAGCGAACTGTGTGTGCTCTTGTAAAACACAAGTTTTATACTGTAATACTTGA
- the slc39a4 gene encoding zinc transporter ZIP4 isoform X1 yields the protein METMLKFSQVLLLCLSLNSHCCAHATKRNIYMKVLELVAPGEDQLHEKAFRSLLSMLEKRVQCPDVSCEKCISVQDVSQLTGGSPTAGGLSMEDFFKVAPGLCLYLSNPRETCGAVKDKRWQRETDQFIQSTAAQDVQGDDFINGTTGLDRVLHGIERHLRKMDGDQHCLTGRDILKANNLAIGHAHEMDAIFGAILYHVLLGDCVTAHLLPKPDYFLDFLFSGFGSGDMTVHGLEDLMWSLKVGEANRTLSNHYDHHQRHLGLAMPHQGNSSWDQMCFTASELLQIYGLNATGFSRAQFTQLSPALVQQVLNTACVDGGQPTSPGAKLSKTERYVYATLANVVICLGAMFGIVLLLCTACTNVFQLSIQFCISLAVGSLTGDAVLHLLPVFLGLHSHKEEDSAGHDHAGGENSDYTFKLLVLLAGIYYFYLMETIFTLVTHKGQHSHRGDDSDPHHCDHDRVLQMYQDQRKSKQSTSEADLVDGEIDGKSLTIPEDHRREKRLLPYMITIGDGIHNFADGLAIGAAFSVSWRSGLATSLAVLCHELPHELGDFAILLHCGVSVKRALLLNLASAMTSFVGLYIALSVSTDPAANDWITAVTTGLFLYVGLADMVRPAALPAHIPSVEHPMRLSALMHRKFPFQNISHKKTPFKIFQKYICCCQNIYAHKYRSVFTTQGRDILKPYEANCVCSCKTQVLYCNT from the exons ATGGAAACAATGTTAAAGTTTTCACAAGTTCTTCTGTTGTGCCTTAGTTTGAACTCGCACTGCTGCGCTCACGCCACCAAACGCAACATCTATATGAAGGTCCTGGAATTAGTGGCACCTGGAGAAGATCAGCTACACGAGAAAGCTTTTCGCTCGTTACTCTCAATGTTGGAGAAACGTGTGCAATGCCCCGATGTGTCGTGTGAaaag TGCATCTCTGTGCAGGACGTGAGCCAGCTCACCGGGGGCTCCCCGACGGCCGGTGGCTTGTCGATGGAGGACTTTTTCAAGGTGGCTCCTGGGTTGTGTTTGTACCTCAGCAATCCCCGCGAGACCTGTGGGGCCGTGAAGGACAAGCGCTGGCAGAGAGAGACCGACCAGTTCATCCAGAGCACAGCGGCCCAAGACGTCCAAGGAGACGATTTTATTAACGGGACTACGGGACTTGATCGTGTTCTCCATGGAATTGAAAGGCACCTTCGAAAAATGGATGGAGATCAG CACTGTCTGACAGGTAGGGACATCCTGAAGGCAAACAACTTGGCTATAGGTCACGCGCACGAAATGGACGCCATCTTTGGGGCGATCCTTTACCACGTCCTGCTGGGGGACTGCGTGACCGCCCATTTGCTGCCCAAGCCTGACTACTTCCTGGATTTTCTCTTCAGTGGATTTGGCTCCGGAGACATGACGGTGCATG GTTTGGAGGATCTCATGTGGTCCCTGAAGGTGGGTGAGGCCAACAGAACGCTCAGTAACCACTATGATCACCATCAGCGTCATCTGGGCCTCGCAATGCCTCATCAGGGTAACAGCAGCTGGGACCAG ATGTGCTTCACGGCCAGCGAACTCCTGCAGATCTACGGCCTGAACGCCACTGGCTTCTCGCGGGCCCAGTTCACACAGCTGAGCCCTGCACTGGTGCAGCAGGTCCTCAACACTGCCTGTGTGGACGGGGGGCAGCCGACGAGCCCCGGGGCCAAACTCAGCAAGACAGAGA GGTACGTCTACGCCACATTAGCGAACGTGGTGATCTGCCTGGGCGCCATGTTTGGCATCGTGCTCCTGCTATGCACAGCCTGCACCAACGTCTTCCAGCTCAGCATTCAGTTCTGCATCAGCCTGGCTGTGGGCTCCCTAACAGGAGACGCCGTCCTGCACCTCCTGCCCGTG TTCCTGGGCCTCCACTCTCACAAGGAGGAGGACAGTGCGGGGCATGACCACGCCGGTGGGGAGAACTCAGACTACACCTTCAAGCTCCTGGTCCTCCTGGCTGGCATCTACTACTTCTACTTAATGGAGACCATTTTCACCCTGGTCACACACAAAGGCCAGCATAGCCATCGAGGC GACGACAGCGATCCGCATCATTGCGACCACGACAGGGTTCTGCAGATGTACCAGGATCAGAGAAAGAGCAAGCAATCCACCTCGGAAGCGGATCTG GTCGACGGAGAAATCGATGGAAAGTCACTCACTATTCCAGAGGACCATAGGAGAG AAAAGCGGCTGCTCCCTTACATGATCACCATCGGCGACGGGATCCACAACTTCGCCGACGGCCTGGCCATCGGGGCTGCCTTCTCCGTGTCCTGGAGGTCGGGGCTGGCAACGTCGCTGGCTGTGCTCTGTCACGAGCTGCCCCATGAGCTGG GTGACTTCGCCATCCTGCTGCACTGTGGCGTGTCTGTGAAGAGGGCTCTGCTGCTCAACCTGGCCAGTGCCATGACCTCCTTCGTCGGCCTCTACATCGCCCTCTCCGTCTCGACGGACCCGGCCGCGAACGACTGGATCACGGCCGTCACCACCGGCCTCTTCCTCTACGTCGGCCTGGCTGACATGGTACGACCCGCTGCTCTGCCGGCCCACATCCCTTCAGTAGAACATCCTATGCGTTTGTCAGCTTTAATGCATAGAAAGTTTCCCTTTCAGAACATTTCTCACAAAAAAACTCccttcaaaatatttcaaaaatatatttgctgCTGTcagaatatatatgcacacaaatATAGATCAGTGTTTACTACACAAGGCAGGGATATATTAAAACCATATGAAGCGAACTGTGTGTGCTCTTGTAAAACACAAGTTTTATACTGTAATACTTGA
- the slc39a4 gene encoding zinc transporter ZIP4 isoform X2, with protein METMLKFSQVLLLCLSLNSHCCAHATKRNIYMKVLELVAPGEDQLHEKAFRSLLSMLEKRVQCPDVSCEKCISVQDVSQLTGGSPTAGGLSMEDFFKVAPGLCLYLSNPRETCGAVKDKRWQRETDQFIQSTAAQDVQGDDFINGTTGLDRVLHGIERHLRKMDGDQHCLTGRDILKANNLAIGHAHEMDAIFGAILYHVLLGDCVTAHLLPKPDYFLDFLFSGFGSGDMTVHGLEDLMWSLKVGEANRTLSNHYDHHQRHLGLAMPHQGNSSWDQMCFTASELLQIYGLNATGFSRAQFTQLSPALVQQVLNTACVDGGQPTSPGAKLSKTERYVYATLANVVICLGAMFGIVLLLCTACTNVFQLSIQFCISLAVGSLTGDAVLHLLPVFLGLHSHKEEDSAGHDHAGGENSDYTFKLLVLLAGIYYFYLMETIFTLVTHKGQHSHRGDDSDPHHCDHDRVLQMYQDQRKSKQSTSEADLVDGEIDGKSLTIPEDHRREKRLLPYMITIGDGIHNFADGLAIGAAFSVSWRSGLATSLAVLCHELPHELGDFAILLHCGVSVKRALLLNLASAMTSFVGLYIALSVSTDPAANDWITAVTTGLFLYVGLADMLPSMVHASSSRPWLTFLLQNVGLLSGWGVLLLLSFYEDKIDF; from the exons ATGGAAACAATGTTAAAGTTTTCACAAGTTCTTCTGTTGTGCCTTAGTTTGAACTCGCACTGCTGCGCTCACGCCACCAAACGCAACATCTATATGAAGGTCCTGGAATTAGTGGCACCTGGAGAAGATCAGCTACACGAGAAAGCTTTTCGCTCGTTACTCTCAATGTTGGAGAAACGTGTGCAATGCCCCGATGTGTCGTGTGAaaag TGCATCTCTGTGCAGGACGTGAGCCAGCTCACCGGGGGCTCCCCGACGGCCGGTGGCTTGTCGATGGAGGACTTTTTCAAGGTGGCTCCTGGGTTGTGTTTGTACCTCAGCAATCCCCGCGAGACCTGTGGGGCCGTGAAGGACAAGCGCTGGCAGAGAGAGACCGACCAGTTCATCCAGAGCACAGCGGCCCAAGACGTCCAAGGAGACGATTTTATTAACGGGACTACGGGACTTGATCGTGTTCTCCATGGAATTGAAAGGCACCTTCGAAAAATGGATGGAGATCAG CACTGTCTGACAGGTAGGGACATCCTGAAGGCAAACAACTTGGCTATAGGTCACGCGCACGAAATGGACGCCATCTTTGGGGCGATCCTTTACCACGTCCTGCTGGGGGACTGCGTGACCGCCCATTTGCTGCCCAAGCCTGACTACTTCCTGGATTTTCTCTTCAGTGGATTTGGCTCCGGAGACATGACGGTGCATG GTTTGGAGGATCTCATGTGGTCCCTGAAGGTGGGTGAGGCCAACAGAACGCTCAGTAACCACTATGATCACCATCAGCGTCATCTGGGCCTCGCAATGCCTCATCAGGGTAACAGCAGCTGGGACCAG ATGTGCTTCACGGCCAGCGAACTCCTGCAGATCTACGGCCTGAACGCCACTGGCTTCTCGCGGGCCCAGTTCACACAGCTGAGCCCTGCACTGGTGCAGCAGGTCCTCAACACTGCCTGTGTGGACGGGGGGCAGCCGACGAGCCCCGGGGCCAAACTCAGCAAGACAGAGA GGTACGTCTACGCCACATTAGCGAACGTGGTGATCTGCCTGGGCGCCATGTTTGGCATCGTGCTCCTGCTATGCACAGCCTGCACCAACGTCTTCCAGCTCAGCATTCAGTTCTGCATCAGCCTGGCTGTGGGCTCCCTAACAGGAGACGCCGTCCTGCACCTCCTGCCCGTG TTCCTGGGCCTCCACTCTCACAAGGAGGAGGACAGTGCGGGGCATGACCACGCCGGTGGGGAGAACTCAGACTACACCTTCAAGCTCCTGGTCCTCCTGGCTGGCATCTACTACTTCTACTTAATGGAGACCATTTTCACCCTGGTCACACACAAAGGCCAGCATAGCCATCGAGGC GACGACAGCGATCCGCATCATTGCGACCACGACAGGGTTCTGCAGATGTACCAGGATCAGAGAAAGAGCAAGCAATCCACCTCGGAAGCGGATCTG GTCGACGGAGAAATCGATGGAAAGTCACTCACTATTCCAGAGGACCATAGGAGAG AAAAGCGGCTGCTCCCTTACATGATCACCATCGGCGACGGGATCCACAACTTCGCCGACGGCCTGGCCATCGGGGCTGCCTTCTCCGTGTCCTGGAGGTCGGGGCTGGCAACGTCGCTGGCTGTGCTCTGTCACGAGCTGCCCCATGAGCTGG GTGACTTCGCCATCCTGCTGCACTGTGGCGTGTCTGTGAAGAGGGCTCTGCTGCTCAACCTGGCCAGTGCCATGACCTCCTTCGTCGGCCTCTACATCGCCCTCTCCGTCTCGACGGACCCGGCCGCGAACGACTGGATCACGGCCGTCACCACCGGCCTCTTCCTCTACGTCGGCCTGGCTGACATG ctcccctccATGGTCCatgccagcagcagcaggcccTGGCTGACCTTCCTGCTGCAGAACGTGGGGCTGCTCAGTGGCTGGGGGGTCCTGCTGCTCCTCTCCTTTTACGAGGACAAGATCGACTTCTAG